The Gemmatimonadota bacterium nucleotide sequence CGTCGCCTGGCATCCGGAGGCCGAGTTCACCGTGGATCCTGCCACGCTCCAGCACAGGCACAAGCTCACGCCCTACGCAGGCGTTCGGCTTGCCGGTGTGGTCGATGCCACCTTTCTGCGCGGGCGGCTGATCTACCGGCGAGGCTCGGTCCTGGGCCCGCCGGTGGGACAGCTCCTGCTCGAGCACTGACTGTTGCGCCGAATCCCCACCAGTTCGTTTCCGCACATACAACCATCTCGGTGCGCGAGCGTCGTTGGACAACGCCCAGGTCAGCGGTTCGCGATCATAGGGAAACACCCTTTAACCGCGGAGCACGCGGAGGGCACGGAGAAAGGACCCCTTCCGGCCGCCGCACCGTCGTTGACACCTGATCCGGCCGCCGGTACTCTTGACCTCGCGGCTCGCTGCGGGGCCGTATCTCCCCCTCGGATCCAGGATCCTGCGCGAGGCCGCGCGAGGAGCCGCCGCCGGTGATCGACTCTGCCGATCTCTCCAAGCTGCGCATCCGCCGCGGCGAGCCGCGCCCGGGCCGGACCCTGGCCGTCCCACCCCGGCGTCTGGGCGCGATCGCCCTGTTGCTGGCCGTCGCGGCAGTGGGCGCCTTCATTCTCACCCGCGAGCCAGTGCTCGAGGTGCGCGTGGTGCGTGCGGAGGCCGCGCCGAGCGGCGCGGGTGCGGCGGGCGGCCTGACCGCCAACGGCTACATCGTAGCGCGCACCAAGGCGTCCGTTTCCTCGAAGGTCCCCGGGCGGCTGGCCTATCTGGGCGTGGACGAGGGCGACCGGGTACGTGCGGGGCAGGTCATTGCGCGGCTCGAGGCGGCGGAGTACGAGGCTGCCATCCAGCGCGCGGACGCAGAAGTGCTCACGGCGGAGGCGGCGCGGATGGAGGCTGAGGCCCGCCTGGTGCAGGCGCGCCGCGAGCTCGAGCGGGCGCGGGCGCTTCACGCGGAGGCGCTGGTCTCGGTGCAGGCGGTACAGGACGCCGAAACCGGGGTGGCGGCGGCGGAGGCGCAACTCCGCGCGGCGGAGGCGCGCATTGCCGCGGCCCAGGCGGGGCGGGCAGCGGCCGTCGCCAACCTCGAGAGCACGCTGATTCGCGCGCCCTTCGACGGCACGGTGCTGCGTAAGGATGCGGAGTTGGGCGAGGTGGTGGCGCCAGCAGTGGCGGGCGGCGGCCTCACCCGCGGCGCCGTGGTCACCATGGCGGACCTCTCGACGCTCGAGGTGGAGGTCGACGTCAACGAAGCCTACATCGCCCAGGTCCGGCACGGCCAGCCGGCGCGCATCATCCTGGATGCGTACCCCGGCGAGGAGTTTCCCGGCCACGTGCGCCAGGTAGTGCCCACCGCGGACCGCCAGCGGGCTACTGTGCTGGTGCGCGTGGCCATGGACAGCCGCGACCCGCGCATCCTCTCCGAGATGGGCGCCCGCGTGGTGTTCAGCGAGGAGGCGGCACCCGCCGCGGCCGGCCAGGCGGCGGCCCGGGCGCCGCTCTTCGTGCCCGACTCGGCCGTGACGCTGCGCGGCGGCCGCGACGTCGTCTGGCTGGTCGACGGCGGCCGGGCCCGCCTCACCGAGGTGGACGCCGGGCCCGTCTCCGCCGGGCGCCGCGAGATCCGCCGCGGCCTCTCCGGCGGCGAGCTGCTCATCGTCAACCCACCCCTGACCCTGGCCGACGGCGCCCGCGTGCGCGTCGTCGCCGCCGGCTCCTGAAGGAAGGTCGAACATGCCGATTGCCGAGGTGAACGCGGTCTCGAAGGTCTACCGGCGGGACAGCCAGGAGATCCCCGTGCTGGAGGGCCTCGACCTGACCATCGAGGAGGCTGAGTTCCTCTCGCTCATGGGCCCGTCCGGCAGTGGCAAGACCACGCTGCTCAATCTGCTGGCCGGCCTGGACCGCCCCACCTCGGGGTCGGTCGTGGTAGCCGGCGAGGACATTACTCGCCTGCGGCCGCGGGATCTGGCCGCGTGGCGCGCGCGCCACATCGGCTTCATCTTCCAGCTCTACAACCTCATCCCGGTGCTCACTGCGCTCCAGAACGTCGAGCTGCCGCTGCTGCTGACCGAGCTGGGCCGGAAGGAGCGCCGCGAGCACGCGCTCACCGCGCTGCGCATTGTGGGGCTCGAGGACCGGCTCGATCATTACCCGCGCCAGCTGTCGGGCGGCCAGGAGCAGCGCGTGGGCATTGCCCGGGCCATTGTTACGGACCCCACGCTGATCCTGGCCGACGAGCCGACGGGCGACCTGGACGCCCGTGCTGCTGGGGAGATCCTCGAGCTGCTCCGGCGGCTGCACCAGGAGTTTCACAAGACCATTGTCCTGGTCACGCACGACCCGCACGCCGCGGCGCGTGCCGGTCGGACGCTCCACCTGGAGAAGGGGGTGCTCCAGGAGACGGCGGCGGCTGGAGGCGCAGGGTGACGCTGGCCACGCTGGTAGCGGCCAACCTCCGTCGCCGGCTGCGCCGCAGCATACTTACCACGCTCGGCATCGCCATTGCTCTCTTCCTCTTCATCACGCTGCGTTCCGTGATCACCACCATGCGCGCGGCGGGGGAGGTGGGCAGCGAGACGCGACTGGTGGTGAGGAACAAGCTGGGCATTGTGTTCCCGCTGCCCATGGCCTACCGCAGCCGCCTCGAGGCCATGGACGTGGTGACTTCCGTCACCTGGGCCAACTGGTTCGGCGGCGTCTACCTGAGCGAGCGCAACTTCTTCCCCCAGTTTGCCATTGACGCCGGGAGCTACCTGCCGCTGCACCCCGAGGTGCAGCTCCCGGAAGAGCAGCGCGCCGCCTTCCTCGCGGAGCGCACCGCGGCCGTCGTGGCGCGTGACCTGGCCGAGCGCTTCGGCTGGAAGCTGGGCCAGACCATCGCGCTGCGCGGAACCATTTTCAGCGGCGAGCACCGCTTCACGATCCGCGGCATCTACGAGCCGGCCACGCCGCCGTTCCAGAATATCTTCTTCTTCCGCTGGGACTACCTGAAGGAGCGCTACCGCGAGTCCGAAT carries:
- a CDS encoding efflux RND transporter periplasmic adaptor subunit; translated protein: MIDSADLSKLRIRRGEPRPGRTLAVPPRRLGAIALLLAVAAVGAFILTREPVLEVRVVRAEAAPSGAGAAGGLTANGYIVARTKASVSSKVPGRLAYLGVDEGDRVRAGQVIARLEAAEYEAAIQRADAEVLTAEAARMEAEARLVQARRELERARALHAEALVSVQAVQDAETGVAAAEAQLRAAEARIAAAQAGRAAAVANLESTLIRAPFDGTVLRKDAELGEVVAPAVAGGGLTRGAVVTMADLSTLEVEVDVNEAYIAQVRHGQPARIILDAYPGEEFPGHVRQVVPTADRQRATVLVRVAMDSRDPRILSEMGARVVFSEEAAPAAAGQAAARAPLFVPDSAVTLRGGRDVVWLVDGGRARLTEVDAGPVSAGRREIRRGLSGGELLIVNPPLTLADGARVRVVAAGS
- a CDS encoding ABC transporter ATP-binding protein — its product is MPIAEVNAVSKVYRRDSQEIPVLEGLDLTIEEAEFLSLMGPSGSGKTTLLNLLAGLDRPTSGSVVVAGEDITRLRPRDLAAWRARHIGFIFQLYNLIPVLTALQNVELPLLLTELGRKERREHALTALRIVGLEDRLDHYPRQLSGGQEQRVGIARAIVTDPTLILADEPTGDLDARAAGEILELLRRLHQEFHKTIVLVTHDPHAAARAGRTLHLEKGVLQETAAAGGAG
- a CDS encoding ABC transporter permease, translated to MTLATLVAANLRRRLRRSILTTLGIAIALFLFITLRSVITTMRAAGEVGSETRLVVRNKLGIVFPLPMAYRSRLEAMDVVTSVTWANWFGGVYLSERNFFPQFAIDAGSYLPLHPEVQLPEEQRAAFLAERTAAVVARDLAERFGWKLGQTIALRGTIFSGEHRFTIRGIYEPATPPFQNIFFFRWDYLKERYRESEYMSNVGWYIVGVRNPDDAARIGETIDRMYENSAAPTRSETERAFQLGFISLYGNVAFFLNVIGMAVVFAILLVAANTMAMSARERFHEVAVLKTLGFSDRTVLWLVLAEAGVIAGTGLALGLAGALLFYNVRGFDAAGFIPGLSVARDTIALSVAIAALLAAVSAAVPAWQSARLQVVDALRPAA